Proteins from a single region of Stutzerimonas stutzeri:
- a CDS encoding heavy-metal-associated domain-containing protein, giving the protein MTSIELKVSGMTCGACVRHVTAALQPLAGVERVEVDLAAGLARIDGTADSAMLIATLDKAGYPAQIATGSPAPAARKTGCGCGCN; this is encoded by the coding sequence ATGACCAGCATCGAACTCAAGGTTTCCGGCATGACCTGCGGGGCGTGCGTCAGGCATGTAACCGCCGCACTGCAACCCTTGGCGGGCGTCGAGCGAGTCGAGGTCGACCTGGCCGCAGGGCTAGCCCGGATAGACGGCACGGCCGATAGCGCCATGCTCATCGCAACCCTCGACAAAGCCGGTTACCCTGCCCAAATCGCCACCGGCTCGCCTGCCCCGGCGGCGCGCAAAACAGGATGCGGCTGCGGCTGCAACTGA
- a CDS encoding copper resistance system multicopper oxidase, with protein sequence MQLTSSRRTFVKSLAAGGAVAGLGLWQQPVWALTSAGQPTVLSGTDFDLTIDSLSVDFTGKRRTGMAINGSIPGPLLRWREGETVTLRVRNRLPHDTSIHWHGILLPANMDGVPGFSFAGIAPDGMYEYRFKVIQSGTYWYHSHSGFQEQLGVYGALIIDPKEPDPFSYDRDYVVFLSDWTDESPARVLAKLKKRSDYYNQGRRTLGDFINDVADKGWSDTVSDRWAWAKMNMSPTDLADISGATYTYLLNGQAPDGNWTGLFQPGERIRLRLINGSAMSYFDFRIPGLKLTVVAADGQNVEPVQVDEVRLAVAETLDVIVEPDGSQNAYTLFAQAMDRSGYARGTLAVRDGLQAPVPEPDPRPELTMEDMGHGDHSAHGQAAAASAQGHDAHAGHGAMDHGQMDHAAMGHGSHGAGMQAHPASETGNPLVDMQTMMPVPKLDDPGIGLRNNGRRVLTYADLRSAFADPDGREPMRTIELHLTGHMERFAWSFDGIPFADAEPIRLKYGERVRFVLVNDTMMHHPIHLHGLWSDLEDEHGNFQVRKHTIDMPPGSKRSYRVTADALGRWAYHCHMLMHMDLGMFREVRVEE encoded by the coding sequence ATGCAATTGACCAGCTCGCGACGCACCTTCGTCAAAAGTCTGGCTGCCGGCGGCGCCGTCGCAGGCCTCGGGCTGTGGCAACAGCCCGTATGGGCGCTGACCAGCGCGGGGCAGCCGACGGTGCTTAGCGGCACCGATTTCGACCTCACCATCGATTCCTTGAGCGTGGATTTCACTGGCAAGCGCCGCACAGGCATGGCCATCAACGGCAGCATCCCCGGCCCGCTGCTGCGCTGGCGCGAGGGTGAAACCGTGACCCTGCGCGTGCGCAACCGCCTGCCCCACGACACCTCGATCCACTGGCACGGCATTCTGTTGCCGGCCAACATGGACGGCGTGCCCGGCTTCAGTTTCGCCGGCATCGCCCCGGACGGCATGTACGAGTACCGCTTCAAGGTTATCCAGAGCGGCACTTACTGGTACCACAGCCATTCCGGCTTCCAGGAACAACTGGGCGTCTATGGCGCGCTGATCATCGATCCCAAGGAACCCGACCCATTCAGCTACGACCGCGACTATGTGGTGTTCCTCTCCGACTGGACCGACGAAAGCCCGGCGCGGGTATTGGCCAAGCTGAAGAAGCGCTCGGACTACTACAACCAGGGCCGACGCACGCTTGGCGATTTCATCAATGACGTCGCCGACAAAGGATGGAGCGACACCGTCAGTGATCGCTGGGCCTGGGCAAAGATGAACATGTCGCCGACCGATCTGGCCGATATCAGCGGCGCCACCTACACCTACCTGCTCAATGGCCAGGCGCCGGACGGCAACTGGACCGGGCTGTTCCAGCCGGGCGAGCGCATCCGCCTGCGCCTGATCAACGGCTCGGCGATGAGTTATTTCGACTTTCGCATCCCCGGCCTCAAGCTCACCGTCGTCGCCGCTGACGGGCAGAACGTCGAACCGGTGCAGGTGGACGAAGTGCGCCTGGCCGTGGCGGAAACTCTCGATGTCATCGTCGAACCGGACGGCAGCCAGAACGCCTACACCCTGTTCGCCCAGGCCATGGACCGCAGCGGCTACGCACGCGGCACCCTGGCCGTGCGCGATGGCTTGCAGGCGCCGGTGCCCGAGCCAGATCCGCGCCCCGAACTGACTATGGAGGACATGGGCCACGGCGATCATTCAGCCCATGGTCAGGCTGCAGCGGCATCCGCGCAGGGTCATGACGCCCATGCCGGGCATGGCGCGATGGACCACGGCCAGATGGACCACGCCGCCATGGGCCACGGTTCGCACGGCGCTGGCATGCAAGCGCATCCGGCCAGCGAAACAGGCAATCCACTGGTGGACATGCAGACCATGATGCCCGTGCCCAAGCTGGACGACCCGGGCATCGGCCTGCGTAACAACGGCCGCCGCGTGCTGACCTATGCCGACCTGCGCAGCGCCTTCGCCGACCCGGACGGCCGCGAGCCGATGCGCACCATCGAACTGCACCTGACCGGGCATATGGAACGCTTCGCCTGGTCGTTCGACGGCATTCCCTTCGCCGACGCTGAGCCAATCCGCCTGAAATATGGCGAGCGGGTGCGCTTCGTGCTGGTCAACGACACCATGATGCACCACCCCATCCACCTGCACGGGCTGTGGAGCGACCTGGAGGACGAACACGGCAATTTCCAGGTGCGCAAGCACACCATCGACATGCCACCGGGTTCGAAACGCAGCTATCGCGTCACCGCCGACGCCCTCGGGCGCTGGGCCTATCACTGCCACATGCTGATGCACATGGACCTCGGGATGTTCCGCGAAGTCCGCGTAGAAGAATGA
- a CDS encoding ATP-binding protein, translating into MSLRLRLTLMLGSAFVLLWALAATWMLVDLRSQMMLSLDQRLAASARMVAGLLVQLPQPVPGDGPPQRLSAEQLGIPNGLACQVSSLRGEVLARSHSAPDQQLDAEQNGFREQLIDGVPWRSFTLVQGELRITTADRLDERAALKRSVLLAAALPVAVALLGSLGLLWLGLGRGLAPVRRIREALTRRSADSLEPLPVEGLPPELLPLVQTQNQLFQRIAQAIERERRLTGDAAHELRSPLTAIKTHLQVARMTEGATAEQALANAEAGADRLQRTLEQLLLLARVEGSLDFDDGLQCSAAEVARLAIQDASGGDGAPILLQIPAELPDTPLAMPPVLAIAALRNLLENAQRHTAPGSAVTLTLQPEAERVRFEVRDQGPGIAAEHLQHLTRRFWRHAASSGSGLGLAIVQAIAQRCDCTLAFDNQADGLRVSLTVPLQR; encoded by the coding sequence ATGAGCCTGCGTCTGCGCCTGACCCTGATGCTCGGCTCGGCCTTCGTGCTGCTCTGGGCATTGGCTGCGACCTGGATGCTGGTCGATCTGCGCAGCCAGATGATGCTTTCGCTCGACCAGCGCCTGGCGGCCTCGGCGCGCATGGTCGCCGGTCTGCTGGTGCAGTTGCCGCAGCCGGTGCCCGGCGACGGCCCGCCGCAGCGTCTGAGCGCCGAGCAACTGGGCATCCCCAACGGCCTGGCCTGCCAGGTCAGCTCGCTGCGTGGCGAGGTGCTGGCGCGTAGCCACAGTGCGCCCGACCAGCAGCTGGACGCCGAGCAGAACGGCTTTCGCGAACAGTTGATCGACGGCGTGCCCTGGCGCAGCTTCACCCTGGTGCAAGGCGAGCTGCGCATCACCACGGCCGACCGTCTGGATGAGCGTGCCGCGCTGAAACGCTCGGTGTTGCTGGCGGCGGCGCTGCCGGTGGCGGTCGCCTTGCTCGGCAGCCTGGGTCTGCTCTGGCTTGGCCTGGGCCGAGGGCTGGCGCCCGTGCGGCGGATTCGCGAGGCACTGACCCGACGCAGCGCCGACTCCCTCGAACCCTTGCCGGTCGAAGGCCTGCCGCCGGAGCTGCTGCCGCTGGTGCAGACGCAGAACCAGCTGTTCCAGCGCATCGCCCAGGCCATCGAACGCGAACGCCGGCTGACCGGCGACGCCGCCCACGAACTGCGCAGCCCGCTGACGGCGATCAAAACCCACCTGCAGGTGGCGCGCATGACCGAAGGCGCCACCGCCGAACAGGCACTGGCGAACGCCGAGGCCGGCGCCGATCGCCTGCAGCGCACACTGGAACAGCTGCTGTTGCTGGCGCGGGTGGAAGGCAGTCTGGATTTCGACGATGGCCTGCAGTGCTCGGCTGCTGAGGTCGCGCGGCTGGCGATTCAGGACGCCAGTGGCGGTGACGGCGCACCAATCCTGTTGCAGATCCCGGCGGAATTACCCGACACGCCGCTGGCCATGCCGCCAGTGCTGGCCATCGCCGCGCTGCGCAACCTGCTGGAGAATGCCCAGCGCCACACCGCGCCGGGCAGCGCCGTCACGCTGACCCTGCAGCCTGAAGCTGAGCGAGTACGCTTCGAAGTACGCGACCAGGGCCCGGGCATCGCCGCCGAGCATCTTCAGCACCTGACCCGCCGCTTCTGGCGACACGCCGCCAGCAGCGGCAGCGGCCTGGGCCTGGCCATCGTCCAGGCGATCGCGCAGCGCTGCGATTGCACCCTCGCCTTCGACAATCAGGCCGACGGTCTGCGCGTATCGCTGACGGTGCCGTTGCAGCGCTAA
- the dsbG gene encoding thiol:disulfide interchange protein DsbG: MIRLKPLPYLLAGVSLLALPMAQAEELPQAIKAVESRGAEVVGSFDAPGGLKGYAARYNGQGMALYLTPDGEHVLIGSLLDAKGEDLTRAHLEKLVYEPLGKEMWTRMENSTWIADGKADAPRIIYMFSDPNCPYCNMFWKQARPWVESGKVQLRHIMVGMLRADSAGKSAALLSAKDPQAALNEHEAAGKASKLKALEKIPAALEKQLTDNLMLMSELGAQATPAIFYLDDNGRLQQHQGAPQPDALADIMGPR, encoded by the coding sequence GTGATTCGACTCAAGCCGTTACCCTACCTGCTGGCTGGCGTCAGCCTGCTGGCCCTGCCCATGGCCCAGGCCGAGGAATTGCCGCAGGCGATCAAGGCCGTCGAGTCCCGTGGCGCCGAGGTCGTCGGCAGCTTCGATGCACCGGGTGGGCTCAAGGGCTATGCCGCGCGTTACAACGGGCAGGGCATGGCGCTGTATCTCACCCCGGATGGCGAGCACGTGCTGATCGGTAGCCTGCTCGATGCAAAAGGCGAGGACCTGACCCGCGCGCACCTGGAGAAGCTGGTGTACGAACCGCTGGGCAAGGAAATGTGGACGCGCATGGAAAACAGCACCTGGATTGCCGACGGCAAGGCCGATGCGCCGCGCATCATCTACATGTTCAGCGACCCGAACTGTCCGTACTGCAACATGTTCTGGAAGCAGGCACGGCCCTGGGTCGAGTCCGGCAAGGTGCAGTTGCGGCACATCATGGTCGGCATGCTGCGCGCCGACAGTGCTGGCAAATCCGCCGCGCTGCTCAGTGCCAAGGATCCTCAGGCAGCGCTCAATGAGCACGAGGCGGCCGGCAAGGCGAGCAAGCTGAAGGCGCTGGAGAAAATCCCGGCAGCGCTGGAAAAGCAGCTCACCGATAACCTGATGCTGATGAGCGAACTGGGCGCCCAGGCGACTCCGGCGATCTTCTATCTCGACGATAACGGCCGCCTGCAACAGCACCAGGGCGCACCGCAGCCGGATGCCCTGGCGGACATAATGGGACCGCGTTAA
- a CDS encoding DUF411 domain-containing protein codes for MKPYLTALAALLMSGMAHAADVIDVHRDANCGCCKDWITYLEANGFEVRDHVETNMSAVKQKLGVAPRLGSCHTGVIGGKFIEGHVPVAAIHELQKRDDLAGVAVPGMPAGSPGMDYGQPHQQYQVIGLTTKGKDLVLGDYLGAQPVR; via the coding sequence ATGAAACCTTACCTCACCGCACTCGCCGCCCTGCTGATGTCCGGCATGGCCCATGCCGCGGACGTCATCGATGTGCACCGCGATGCCAACTGCGGCTGCTGCAAGGACTGGATCACGTACCTTGAGGCGAACGGCTTCGAAGTGCGCGATCACGTCGAAACCAACATGTCGGCGGTCAAGCAGAAGCTGGGCGTCGCACCGCGCCTGGGCTCGTGCCACACCGGCGTGATCGGCGGCAAGTTCATCGAGGGCCACGTGCCGGTCGCAGCGATTCATGAGCTGCAGAAGCGTGATGATCTGGCCGGCGTTGCCGTACCGGGCATGCCTGCGGGCTCCCCAGGCATGGATTACGGTCAGCCGCACCAGCAGTATCAGGTGATCGGCCTGACCACCAAGGGCAAGGATCTGGTACTCGGCGATTACCTCGGCGCGCAGCCGGTTCGCTAA
- a CDS encoding response regulator has product MHVLLAEDDALIASGIVAGLNAQGLIVDHAATAADAEALLRAAHFDVLILDLGLPDEDGIALLRRLRQQGLELPVLVLTARDAVSDRVIGLQAGADDYLLKPFDLRELAARLHTLMRRMSGRSVNLIAHGRLSYDPSRCEARLDGQPVDLSRREQALLQALLNNQGRVLSSEQLKDAVYGFADDVESNALNVHIHHLRRKLGSGIVETVRGLGYRLGLAGDEDAP; this is encoded by the coding sequence ATGCACGTGCTGCTTGCCGAAGACGACGCACTGATCGCCAGCGGCATCGTCGCCGGGCTCAATGCCCAGGGCTTGATCGTCGACCATGCTGCGACCGCGGCGGATGCCGAAGCCCTGCTGCGCGCGGCGCACTTCGATGTGCTGATCCTCGACCTCGGCCTGCCCGACGAGGACGGCATCGCCCTGCTGCGACGCCTGCGCCAACAGGGGCTGGAGCTACCGGTGCTGGTGCTCACCGCGCGCGATGCGGTCAGCGACCGCGTGATCGGCCTGCAGGCGGGTGCCGACGACTACCTGCTCAAGCCCTTCGACCTGCGCGAGCTGGCCGCGCGTCTGCACACGCTGATGCGGCGCATGTCCGGGCGCAGCGTCAACCTCATCGCGCATGGCCGGTTGAGCTACGACCCGAGCCGCTGCGAGGCGCGCCTGGACGGCCAGCCGGTCGACCTGTCGCGCCGTGAACAGGCACTGCTGCAGGCACTGCTCAACAATCAGGGCCGGGTGCTCAGCAGCGAGCAGCTCAAGGACGCGGTTTACGGTTTTGCCGATGATGTCGAGAGCAACGCGCTGAACGTGCATATCCACCATCTGCGCCGCAAGCTCGGCAGCGGCATCGTCGAAACCGTGCGGGGCCTCGGCTACCGCCTCGGCCTCGCAGGCGACGAGGACGCGCCATGA
- a CDS encoding TlpA family protein disulfide reductase produces the protein MLTVNIGPLALAVPHVLLLGSLLLATLTGWWVGRRSERNPERQLFRLLLVALFVARLAFVALYWAYYRDDWLSVIDIRDGGFIAWPGLIAALALGIWWGWRDRELRKPLGIALTVGILSWGFSNLAWHSFEQGTRLPEMALRDNQGRPVALEDYSGQPLVINLWATWCPPCRREMPVLADAQARESDTLFLFINQGEGEGEINRFLETAGLSLENVLLDSGGRLGQHVGSTALPTTLFYNADGRQVSSHLGELSHASLARALEKLKEEAAP, from the coding sequence ATGCTGACTGTGAATATCGGGCCGCTGGCCCTGGCGGTGCCCCATGTATTGCTGCTGGGCAGCCTGCTGCTGGCGACCCTGACCGGCTGGTGGGTCGGCCGCCGCAGCGAGCGTAACCCGGAGCGGCAGCTGTTTCGCCTGCTGCTGGTGGCGCTGTTCGTGGCGCGCCTGGCCTTTGTCGCGCTGTACTGGGCGTATTACCGAGACGACTGGCTGAGCGTCATCGATATCCGTGACGGTGGCTTTATCGCCTGGCCCGGTCTGATCGCTGCGCTGGCGTTGGGTATCTGGTGGGGCTGGCGTGACCGCGAGTTGCGCAAGCCGCTGGGCATCGCGCTGACCGTGGGTATCCTCAGCTGGGGCTTCAGTAACCTGGCCTGGCATTCCTTCGAGCAAGGCACGCGGTTGCCGGAAATGGCCCTGCGCGACAACCAGGGGCGTCCGGTTGCGCTGGAGGATTATTCCGGTCAGCCATTGGTGATCAATCTGTGGGCGACCTGGTGTCCGCCCTGTCGGCGCGAGATGCCGGTACTTGCCGACGCCCAGGCACGGGAAAGCGACACCCTGTTCCTGTTTATCAACCAGGGCGAGGGGGAGGGGGAGATCAACCGCTTTCTGGAAACCGCGGGGTTGAGTCTCGAAAACGTCCTGCTCGACAGTGGCGGGCGCCTGGGCCAGCACGTGGGCTCCACAGCGCTGCCGACCACGCTGTTCTACAACGCCGATGGCCGCCAGGTCAGCAGCCATCTTGGCGAACTCTCGCACGCCAGCCTGGCGCGCGCGCTGGAAAAACTGAAAGAGGAAGCTGCGCCGTGA
- the dsbD gene encoding protein-disulfide reductase DsbD, translated as MRTLVLLLFLLTPGLALPAGGLFGGGSQSDFLPVDEAFALTVSPQENGATLLHWRIAPGYYLYQQRLQFDGLPPERQPPLPEGEPYSDEFFGDSQIYRDSLELLIPAGVENNVRLGWQGCADAGLCYPPQTREVSLSGDGTASTASGQAEDQALVSGLENQALAWSLLVFFGLGVLLAFTPCSLPMLPILAGIVVGSGATSRRGLALASAYVVSMALVYAGLGVLAALLGANLQAALQQPWLLTSFAVLFVLLALPMFGLFELQLPVALRDRLQRVGDRQRGGSLAGAGALGVLSGLLVGPCMTAPLAAALLFIAQSGSALQGGLVLFALGLGIGTPLLLLVTVGQRFLPKPGAWMDRVKVVFGFLFLAAALFVARPLLADWLWLSLWGALLVVLATALLHVAQAVRRQRVLCQASGVLLGLWGVAMLLGAAGGADDPRRPLAIYAGGVAAAAAVESHALAFSDPAVLDRELAAAKAQGQWVLIDYYADWCVSCKVMEKEVFGNSEVQSSLDGVRVLRPDVTRSGTASRRLLDRYQVLGPPTLVWIGPDGEERRERRITGEVGAKSFLQNWNQTRERG; from the coding sequence ATGCGCACATTGGTTCTTCTGCTGTTTCTGCTAACGCCCGGACTGGCGCTGCCTGCCGGTGGCCTGTTTGGCGGCGGCTCGCAGAGTGATTTTCTGCCGGTGGATGAGGCGTTTGCGCTGACGGTCAGTCCACAGGAGAACGGCGCGACGCTGCTGCACTGGCGGATCGCGCCGGGCTATTACCTTTATCAGCAGCGTCTGCAGTTCGACGGCCTGCCGCCGGAGCGCCAGCCGCCGCTGCCCGAGGGCGAGCCCTACAGCGACGAGTTCTTCGGCGACTCGCAGATCTACCGCGACAGCCTCGAATTGCTGATTCCGGCGGGCGTGGAGAACAACGTGCGCCTCGGATGGCAGGGCTGCGCCGATGCCGGGCTGTGCTATCCACCTCAGACCCGTGAAGTTTCGCTGAGCGGTGACGGCACCGCCTCGACAGCCTCCGGGCAGGCCGAAGATCAGGCGCTGGTCAGCGGCCTCGAAAATCAGGCATTGGCCTGGAGCCTGCTGGTGTTCTTCGGCCTCGGGGTGTTGCTGGCCTTCACCCCCTGTTCGCTGCCGATGCTGCCGATCCTGGCGGGCATCGTGGTCGGCAGCGGTGCCACCTCGCGCCGTGGTTTAGCCCTGGCGTCGGCCTACGTGGTCAGCATGGCGCTGGTCTACGCCGGGCTTGGGGTACTTGCGGCGCTACTCGGCGCCAACCTGCAGGCGGCGCTGCAGCAACCCTGGTTGCTGACCAGTTTCGCCGTGCTGTTCGTGCTGCTGGCGCTGCCGATGTTCGGTTTGTTCGAGCTGCAATTGCCAGTGGCGCTGCGTGATCGCCTGCAGCGTGTCGGTGATCGCCAGCGCGGGGGCAGCCTCGCCGGGGCTGGCGCGCTGGGTGTGCTCTCCGGCCTGCTGGTCGGCCCCTGCATGACCGCACCGCTGGCTGCCGCGCTGCTGTTCATCGCACAGAGCGGCAGTGCGCTGCAGGGTGGCTTGGTGCTGTTCGCGCTGGGCCTGGGCATCGGCACGCCGCTGCTGTTGCTGGTGACGGTCGGCCAGCGTTTTCTGCCCAAGCCGGGCGCCTGGATGGACCGGGTCAAGGTGGTATTCGGCTTTCTCTTCCTGGCGGCCGCGCTGTTCGTGGCGCGTCCGTTGCTGGCCGACTGGCTGTGGCTGAGCCTGTGGGGCGCGCTGCTGGTGGTGCTCGCCACCGCCTTGCTGCATGTGGCGCAGGCAGTGCGACGCCAGCGCGTGCTCTGCCAGGCCAGCGGCGTTCTGCTGGGGCTGTGGGGCGTAGCAATGCTGCTGGGTGCGGCCGGCGGCGCGGATGATCCGCGTCGGCCGCTGGCGATCTATGCCGGCGGCGTGGCGGCGGCCGCGGCTGTTGAATCTCACGCGCTCGCTTTCAGCGACCCGGCTGTACTCGATCGTGAGCTGGCTGCGGCAAAGGCGCAGGGTCAGTGGGTGCTGATCGATTACTACGCCGACTGGTGCGTCTCCTGTAAGGTCATGGAGAAGGAGGTCTTCGGCAATTCCGAGGTGCAGTCGAGCCTGGACGGTGTGCGCGTGCTGCGCCCCGACGTGACTCGCAGTGGCACTGCAAGTCGCCGATTGCTGGACCGTTACCAGGTACTCGGCCCGCCAACGCTGGTGTGGATCGGCCCGGATGGTGAGGAGCGCCGCGAACGCCGTATCACTGGCGAGGTCGGCGCCAAGAGCTTTCTTCAGAACTGGAACCAAACCCGGGAGCGAGGTTAA
- a CDS encoding heavy metal response regulator transcription factor, with translation MKLLVAEDEPKTGMYLQQGLSEAGFTVDRVTSGTDALQHVLSAPYDLLILDVMMPGLDGWEVLRLVRASGNEVPVLFLTARDRVEDRVKGLELGADDYLVKPFAFSELLARVRTLLRRGNAAALQTQLKIADLEVDLLKRRAVRAGQRIDLTAKEFALLELLLRRRGEVLPKSLIASQVWDMNFDSDTNVIEVAIRRLRVKIDDGFEPKLIHTARGMGYMLDEPDAP, from the coding sequence ATGAAATTGTTGGTCGCCGAAGACGAACCGAAAACCGGCATGTATCTACAGCAGGGCCTGAGCGAGGCCGGCTTCACCGTCGACCGCGTCACCAGCGGCACCGACGCGCTGCAGCATGTGCTGAGTGCGCCTTATGACCTGCTGATTCTCGACGTGATGATGCCCGGCCTGGATGGCTGGGAAGTGCTGCGCCTGGTGCGGGCGTCCGGCAACGAGGTGCCGGTGCTGTTTCTGACCGCGCGTGATCGTGTCGAAGATCGCGTGAAGGGGCTGGAGCTTGGCGCCGACGACTATCTGGTCAAGCCGTTCGCCTTTTCCGAGCTGCTGGCGCGCGTGCGCACCTTGCTCCGGCGTGGCAACGCAGCAGCATTGCAGACTCAGTTGAAGATCGCCGATCTGGAGGTCGATCTGCTCAAGCGCCGCGCGGTGCGCGCTGGCCAGCGTATCGACCTGACCGCCAAGGAGTTCGCCCTGCTGGAATTGCTGCTGCGCCGGCGCGGCGAGGTACTGCCCAAGTCGCTGATCGCCTCTCAGGTGTGGGACATGAATTTCGACAGCGATACCAATGTCATCGAGGTGGCGATCCGTCGCTTGCGGGTGAAGATCGACGATGGCTTCGAGCCCAAGCTGATCCACACCGCACGGGGCATGGGTTACATGCTCGACGAGCCGGATGCGCCATGA
- a CDS encoding heavy metal sensor histidine kinase codes for MKRLSLTARLSLMFMLAVTGVLAAAGYFFSQLSEHHFDELDRHTLHEKLEASRRLLGELDDLQNFERVRPQLQALLGGHSEMRGFIFDERGAQLFPQPGVDEAEPPLLELIGREAGELTLDGRVWRGEAGHVEIGAQRLTLLILLDVTAHKAFFHTFSGWLWAALVLCALLSGLLGWLLVRSGLRPLREVTQVAASVSAKSLRERIPDESTPAELQQLVQAFNAMLARLEDAFVRLSNFSADIAHELRTPLSNLMTHTEVALTRARTLDQYQDNLHSNLEELQRMSRMIDDMLFLAKADNGLIVPDAKPVALEALCAQLLDYYQLSADERGVRFELSGAGTIQGDLLMLRRALSNLLSNALRYTPDGERIRVAIERGAGQVKLEVSNPGATIAPEHLERLFDRFYRVDPARREGSPSNAGLGLAITRSIVQAHQGRIHCSSEQGWTTFRLEFPG; via the coding sequence ATGAAGCGGCTGTCGCTGACCGCGCGGCTGAGCCTGATGTTCATGCTCGCGGTGACCGGCGTACTGGCGGCGGCCGGTTATTTCTTCAGCCAGCTCAGCGAGCATCACTTCGACGAACTGGACCGCCACACGCTGCACGAAAAGCTCGAGGCAAGCCGACGCCTGCTGGGGGAGCTGGACGACCTGCAGAACTTCGAGCGTGTTCGCCCACAGCTGCAGGCGCTGCTCGGCGGGCACAGCGAGATGCGCGGTTTCATTTTCGATGAACGCGGTGCACAGCTGTTTCCTCAGCCGGGCGTTGATGAAGCGGAACCGCCGCTACTCGAGCTGATCGGCCGGGAGGCGGGGGAGCTGACGCTGGACGGGCGCGTCTGGCGTGGCGAGGCCGGGCATGTCGAGATCGGCGCACAGCGGCTGACCTTGCTGATCCTGCTCGATGTCACCGCGCACAAGGCCTTCTTCCACACCTTCAGCGGCTGGCTATGGGCGGCGCTGGTGCTCTGCGCCTTGCTCAGCGGGCTGCTCGGCTGGCTGCTGGTGCGCAGCGGCTTGCGACCGTTGCGCGAGGTGACCCAGGTGGCCGCCTCCGTCTCGGCCAAGTCGCTGCGCGAGCGCATCCCCGACGAGTCGACACCGGCCGAGCTGCAACAGCTGGTGCAGGCCTTCAACGCCATGCTGGCGCGGCTGGAGGACGCCTTTGTGCGGTTGTCGAACTTCTCCGCCGACATCGCCCACGAGCTGCGCACACCGCTGAGCAACCTGATGACCCACACCGAGGTAGCGCTGACCCGCGCGCGTACGCTGGATCAGTACCAGGACAACCTGCATTCGAATCTGGAGGAGCTGCAGCGCATGTCGCGGATGATCGACGACATGCTGTTTCTGGCCAAGGCGGATAACGGGCTGATCGTGCCGGATGCCAAACCCGTCGCGCTGGAGGCGTTGTGCGCGCAGTTGCTGGACTACTACCAGCTTTCGGCTGACGAACGCGGGGTTCGCTTCGAGCTGTCTGGTGCCGGCACGATTCAGGGCGATCTGCTGATGCTGCGCCGGGCGCTATCGAACCTGCTGTCCAATGCGCTGCGCTACACCCCCGACGGCGAGCGGATCCGGGTGGCCATCGAGCGCGGCGCTGGCCAGGTGAAGCTTGAGGTAAGCAATCCCGGCGCGACCATCGCGCCCGAGCATCTGGAGCGATTGTTCGACCGCTTCTACCGGGTCGACCCCGCGCGCCGTGAAGGCAGTCCAAGCAATGCCGGCCTAGGGCTGGCGATCACCCGTTCGATCGTTCAGGCTCATCAAGGCCGTATCCACTGCAGTTCCGAGCAGGGCTGGACGACGTTCCGCCTGGAATTCCCTGGCTAA